The window AGCTGGGCAAGGAGATCAAGCACTACCACGTCAAGAACCCCGACTCACTCGACGAGGATGACCCGCTCCGACAGCCGAAGGTCGGTGTCTCTCTCCAGCGCCGCATCTCGGATACGACCGTCTACTGGGATGCCGGTGCCCTCGAGGACGACGCCCGCGCTGCTGACGACGCCGTCGGCCTCAACGATATGGAGCGCGAACTCGACGAAGTCCTCCTGAACGTCCTCCGCTGGGCCGACATCCCCACTCGGCCGGATGCCCAGGTCTTCGTCGAGGACAACGTCTTCAAGCCCGACCTGAACCGTCGCGAACGACGTCTCGTCCCCGATCCGCTCCCGGTGATCGAGAACAAGCAGGAGCACATGGTTACGCGCGCGCTCAACAAGATGACCGACTTGGAGCGCAGCGACACCGACGCCCAGGTCGTCACCGAACTGCTCGCCGACGGCGGCCCGCAAACACCGAAAGGCCTCGCCAAACGCACCGGGAAGACCTACGAAACCATTCTCCGGAGCCTCCAGCGACTCGACGACGTCGTCGAACACAACTACGACGAAGTGAAGTTGAAGAGCCAGCACGTCGCCCAGCAACTCGCCGAGCGCGCCGGCAAGCTCCTGGAGGACTTCGGCTGGGTCACCGAGGAGATCGACCGCCTCGGCGACCAGCTCGCGAACGCCGTCGAAGGCCTCTCCCGACAGGACTCCGCCTTCGAGCAATGGGCCGAACGCTACCTCGAAGGTATCGACGACCTCGACGACGACCCTCGCATCATCCTCCGGTTCGGCTACCGGCCGAAGGACATGGAGGAAGCCCGCGAAATCCTTCAGGACGGCCTGATGGCCCTTCGCGACGCCCTCGGCGAGAACGCCGCCGACTCGTCGCGGCTCGTTCGCTGGGGCCAGCCGAAGATGCAGCTGCGAGACGGCACACCGATGGCGTGGGGTACGGGGGTAACTCTCCTCGACATCCTGAACGGTTCCCGCAGCGCTGTCTCCTGACCACCCGACTGGATAGAGGCATCACTCTCCCGGCGTTTTAGAGGCGGCAACAGTTTCCTGCTTTTATTCCTGAAGGTTATTTGCGAGTTACTTACCACCAGCTGACCGCTCCCCTCGATCAGCGGCGGCGCTTCGAAAATCGGTGGGGGGGCCCCTAATTCCCGTTTAGGAGGTGTGCCTAAGGGCACATCCAAAAGGACACCTCCGGGCCTTCGGCCCTCCGGTACCGCACCACCAACCGCAAAAGAACAACCGCACGGTACTTTAATGAATCTTGTAGGCTCCAACAAGAGTTTTCCTTCCACTCATCTATTTGCCTGAATATGTCTGATGAAGACCTTGGTTCAGATCCCGGTCGCAATCTGGTGCGTAGATCGCTTCCCCTTATCATCGCCGTCTCGGCGATTGGCGCTTTTCTAATAACAGCTGGGCATACTATTGCTATAGGTCTACCACAACTCAGTTATAACGGCGATTGGGGTGTGGTATCTTCTGGTTTGGTCGCGCTTGCTACACTCATTTTAGCATTTGTCACATATTCCACTCTTCAGCATACGGAGGAACAAATCCGTCATCTCCAAAGACAAGTCGAATTGCAAGAAACCCGTCTGATCAATTATCAAAAAGAAATAGAACGACCCTTAGTCAAAGATGTTCTGCAGCAAGTGCTTCTGCCATCCTTGGAAGGTATCGAGTCTAACCTTGCCCGGTTGGATTCATCGTCCAACAAAGGTATAGGCTGGAAACAGTCTAACCCCCAAGGAGCGCAATCAACAGAGTTGGACTCTCTTGTTGAACTCGATGAAGTCGATCCAGTCCTCATTGACTGGCTTCGCGACAATTATCCAAGCTTGATTGATTCCATAGAAGCATATCAAGAGAAGAAGGTTGACTTTGAAGATACAATGGATACCGTTGCTAGAGAGATCGAGGTGCCCATTAGGAAGGAGTTTCAAACCGGACGATTCGACCCCCTTTTACAGGAAGAAGAAGATGACATTCCGAGCGCGGTGGACGAGGTTGAGTGGTTGATCAGAAAAGCAATTAATCAAAAATCGTGGTCGAACCCAAAAGGTGGGATGATTCATCCTGAAAAAACTCTTGTTGGAGCCTCCGGGGGTAACATCCGCGGCCTATTTAGACGAGAGAATTACGGGAGGGAGGAAACTGCTGAAAGATATCAAGAGAGCATGAAGGAATTAACCGCAGCGAGCGAGGAATTAAAAGAAGAAGTCTCGGAGGTCATTCAGGAGGTCCAAAATGAATACAATATTCCGCCAAACGAATTTGACTAACTTTACCGGGAGATAGGAAATGTTCGACTCTCTCAATAGAATCGCACACTTTTGCCGTTCCGGCACACGCCTCTTTATATGTCCACTCCCAGCCAATCCGGCCGCTCTACGGATTCAAACATTTCGTGGCTCAAGGCCGACCAGGTCGAAGCCATGCGTGATGCCGCACACGAAGGCCGCCACGGCCCCCGCGACGACGCGATCGTCACGCTCCTCTACGGCACCGGCCTTCGACGCGGCGAGATCGCACAGGTCGACCGGGACATGCTCGACCTCGAGGAAGAGCAACTCCGCATCCCCAGCGGAATCCAGAAAGACTACCCGAACGACAACACACCTTCGCCGGCGACGTTCGACCTCGATCCGAGTGGCGACCTCCGAACCGTGCGGACCCACCGTGTTTACCTCTCCGATCACGATGGTGATGATGCGCTCTTCCCAAGCCAGAAGTCGCCCCGGATGACGGGTAAGGCCATCAACGACGTCGTGAAGCGTCTCGCCGAGCGCGCCGGCGTTGAACCCTACACCTACGCTGGGCGTGGTTCCGCGAAGGACGTGACCGCCCATACATTACGACACTCTGTCGCTTGGCGGATGCTTCGGTACGAAGACAGGAATACGCTCTATGACGTTCGGAATCGGTTACGACACTCATCTATCCTAACTACTGAGCGGAAATACGACCACTTCGAGACAATCTAAGTTCTATTTCTCGGACAAAACCTAAGGCATCTGCCGTGGGGTGTTGCCCTATGCCTGCTGGTCAGACTGTCGACCACTATGACTGCTTAAAATTCGATGTAGAACCAGATGTTCATCCAGATCCAGTATATTTTACTGAGCAGTCCCCTGCTTTCCAGGTCCATATCACCAATGACAACTCCAAATATGAGTGGTGGGAGCATAGCGACTTCGGCTGGAATATGGTAGTTGACGGCGATGTGGTCAGAAGTGAAAGAGAGATTTTTGGACCATTAGATAACGGAGAATCTACGAAGACTACCATAGAGCCCGGAGTCCTTGCTTATGAGGGCCACGGTGTCATCGAGATCTATACCGGTAAAGCAGGCCAAAGGAGAGACACTACTCGACGAAATCTCCATTCGAACGACGAGCGAAACTGTGACCCAGCTTATTCCTTTAGCGTCTGGGATGAATCTCACTACGAAGCGACCGTGAGACGCCCAAAGCAACTACAAAAAGGGATTATATTCACGTCTGCTGTGCTCATCATCTTCGCCTTTATACAACTCGTTTTGGCATCTTCGAGTCTCTAATCGGTTCCGTGATTGGGCCATTCCCGGAAACGGCCAGAACTAAACATTTCCCTCCGATTGGCATACACCAAGTGGGAAACGTCCGACCCGTCAATTGTAAGTAAGTAGTGCTGTATCGCTACCAGTATGGGTAAAAAGGCAGGAGCGATTATCGAAAATGACTCTTCTGCACGACAATCAACTGCTCTATCGATCGTGCTGCCTGTGTATAATGAATCAGGAAACCTTGAGCCATTACTGGAGGAACTTAGACAAGCCGCCGAATCAGATAATCTGAGCGATTACCAGCCATACGAAATCATTTTTGTTGATGACCGGAGTACAGATGGGTCGCGGGATCTCTTGCAAGATATCGCAGATAAACATTCGAATGTTAAGGTGATAGTTCTTAGTCGCAATTTCGGCCAAAGCGCGGCACTAGCAGCTGGAATAGACTCTGCAAGCGGAAATGTTATTGTGACGATGGATTCTGATATGCAGAATGATCCTGCGGATATCCCTCGGCTGCTCGAAGAACTCGAGAAGGGGTATGACTGCGTTAGCGGGTGGCGAAAGGATCGCAAGGATTCAATTTCAAAAACGCTCCCGTCGAAGATTCAAACGTACTTAGCTTGGCTAACTGGCCCTAAGATACACGACTTTGGCTGTACGCTCAAAGCGTATCGGTCTGA of the Natronomonas halophila genome contains:
- a CDS encoding glycosyltransferase family 2 protein; translation: MGKKAGAIIENDSSARQSTALSIVLPVYNESGNLEPLLEELRQAAESDNLSDYQPYEIIFVDDRSTDGSRDLLQDIADKHSNVKVIVLSRNFGQSAALAAGIDSASGNVIVTMDSDMQNDPADIPRLLEELEKGYDCVSGWRKDRKDSISKTLPSKIQTYLAWLTGPKIHDFGCTLKAYRSEAIKDIDLHGEGHRYIPARLHHRGYRVSEIPTNHRSRGSGETKYGNKRLVKGSLDLLFHAFWTRFSSRPIHLLGSLSLLFILAGVTLGVHSVYIKYVHNIPLEPKTPRLILISLLILFGVQLFIFGVLAEMITKLYYKSEEPYRISEVIE
- a CDS encoding tyrosine-type recombinase/integrase: MSTPSQSGRSTDSNISWLKADQVEAMRDAAHEGRHGPRDDAIVTLLYGTGLRRGEIAQVDRDMLDLEEEQLRIPSGIQKDYPNDNTPSPATFDLDPSGDLRTVRTHRVYLSDHDGDDALFPSQKSPRMTGKAINDVVKRLAERAGVEPYTYAGRGSAKDVTAHTLRHSVAWRMLRYEDRNTLYDVRNRLRHSSILTTERKYDHFETI